One genomic window of Arachis stenosperma cultivar V10309 chromosome 10, arast.V10309.gnm1.PFL2, whole genome shotgun sequence includes the following:
- the LOC130955476 gene encoding 5-methyltetrahydropteroyltriglutamate--homocysteine methyltransferase-like, whose amino-acid sequence MNLKTVAVWYVSWTQKFVINTSKITPHSWRSSLFFTHTNKELVSTTPTIQGTMASHIVGYPRMGPKRELKFALESFWEGKSSAEDLRKVAADLKASIWKQMADAGIKYIPSNTFSWYDHMLDTSALLGAVPPRYGWSGGEIGFDTYFSMARGNASVPAMEMTKWFDTNYHFIVPELGPDMNFTYASHKAVDEYKEAKALGVDTVPVLVGPVTYLLLSKPAKGVDKSFCLLSLLPKVLAVYKEVVADLKAAGASWIQFDEPALVLDLESKELQAFTTAYSEFASALSGLNVLIETYFADVPAEAYKTLTSLSGVTAFGFDLVRGTKTLDLIKGGFPSGKHLFAGVVDGRNIWANDLSASLNTLKSLEGIVGKDNLVVSSSCSLLHTAVDLVNETKLDNEIKSWLAFAAQKVVEVNALAKALSGQTDEAFFSSNASALASRKSSPRVTNADVQKAAAALKGSDHRRATNVTARLDAQQKKLNLPILPTTTIGSFPQTVELRRVRREYKANKISEDEYVKAIKEEIRKVVELQEELDIDVLVHGEPERNDMVEYFGEQLSGFAFTVNGWVQSYGSRCVKPPIIYGDVSRPKPMTVFWSSAAQSMTKRPMKGMLTGPVTILNWSFVRNDQPRSETTYQIALAIKDEVEDLEKAGITVIQIDEAALREGLPLRKSEQADYLKWAVHSFRITNIGVQDTTQIHTHMCYSNFNDIIHSIIDMDADVITIENSRSDEKLLSVFREGVKYGAGIGPGVYDIHSPRIPPTEEIAERINKMLAVLEKDILWVNPDCGLKTRKYPEVKPALTNMVEATKVIRKQLGK is encoded by the exons ATGAATCTGAAAACGGTGGCGGTTTGGTATGTTAGTTGGACACAAAAATTTGTTATAAATACGTCGAAGATCACTCCTCACTCGTGGcgctcttctctcttcttcacacacaCAAACAAAGAATTGGTCTCTACAACTCCCACAATTCAAGG AACAATGGCATCCCATATTGTTGGATATCCTCGCATGGGCCCAAAGAGAGAGCTAAAGTTTGCTTTGGAGTCATTCTGGGAGGGGAAGAGCAGCGCCGAGGATTTGAGGAAGGTGGCTGCTGATCTCAAGGCATCCATCTGGAAGCAGATGGCAGATGCTGGGATCAAGTACATCCCCAGCAACACTTTCTCATGGTATGATCACATGCTCGACACCAGTGCCTTGCTTGGCGCCGTTCCACCCAGATATGGTTGGAGTGGTGGAGAGATTGGGTTTGATACCTACTTCTCCATGGCTAGAGGTAATGCCTCAGTGCCTGCTATGGAGATGACCAAGTGGTTCGACACCAACTA CCACTTTATTGTCCCTGAATTGGGACCTGATATGAACTTCACTTACGCTTCCCACAAGGCAGTAGACGAGTACAAGGAGGCCAAGGCA CTTGGAGTAGATACAGTTCCAGTCCTTGTTGGTCCGGTAACATACTTGTTGCTCTCTAAACCTGCCAAGGGTGTTGATAAATCCTTTtgtcttctttctcttctcccgAAAGTCCTTGCAGTCTACAA GGAAGTTGTGGCTGATCTTAAGGCAGCTGGTGCTTCATGGATTCAATTTGATGAACCTGCCCTCGTCTTAGATCTTGAGTCAAAAGAATTGCAAGCATTTACTACAGCATACTCAGAATTTGCGTCTGCTTTATCTGGATTAAATGTACTTATTGAGACTTACTTTGCTGACGTGCCCGCTGAGGCTTACAAGACCCTCACATCTCTAAGTGGCGTCACAGCATTTGGATTCGATTTAGTCCGAGGAACTAAGACTCTTGATTTGATTAAGGGTGGATTTCCTAGTGGAAAGCACCTCTTTGCTGGAGTGGTTGATGGAAGGAACATTTGGGCTAATGATCTATCTGCTTCTTTGAATACATTAAAGAGTCTTGAGGGCATTGTGGGTAAAG ATAATCTTGTTGTGTCCAGCTCTTGCTCACTTCTTCATACTGCTGTTGATCTTGTTAATGAGACCAAGTTGGATAATGAGATCAAATCATGGCTGGCTTTTGCTGCCCAAAAAGTTGTTGAAGTAAATGCATTGGCTAAAGCATTGTCTGGTCAAACGGATGAG GCCTTCTTTTCTTCTAATGCTTCAGCTCTGGCTTCAAGAAAGTCTTCTCCAAGAGTGACTAACGCAGATGTTCAGAAAGCT GCTGCTGCTTTGAAGGGTTCTGACCATCGCCGTGCTACAAATGTCACTGCTAGACTGGATGCTCAGCAAAAGAAGCTTAACCTTCCAATCCTTCCGACCACCACGATTGGATCCTTCCCTCAGACTGTAGAACTGAGGAGGGTGCGCCGAGAATACAAGGCCAACAA GATCTCTGAGGATGAATATGTTAAAGCAATTAAGGAGGAAATCCGCAAAGTTGTTGAACTTCAAGAAGAGCTTGACATTGATGTCCTGGTACATGGGGAGCCTGAG AGGAATGATATGGTTGAGTACTTTGGTGAGCAACTCTCAGGCTTTGCCTTTACTGTAAATGGGTGGGTGCAGTCTTATGGATCCCGTTGTGTGAAGCCACCAATCATCTACGGTGATGTGAGCCGCCCAAAACCAATGACCGTTTTCTGGTCATCAGCTGCACAGAGCATGACCAAGCGTCCAATGAAGGGAATGCTTACTGGCCCCGTCACTATTCTCAACTGGTCTTTTGTTCGTAATGATCAGCCAAG ATCCGAGACTACCTATCAGATTGCCTTGGCTATCAAGGATGAAGTAGAAGACCTTGAAAAGGCAGGTATTACTGTTATCCAAATTGATGAGGCTGCTTTGAGAGAAGGTTTGCCGTTGAGGAAGTCGGAGCAAGCCGATTACTTGAAGTGGGCAGTTCATTCCTTCAGGATCACCAATATTGGTGTGCAAGATACTACTCAG ATCCACACCCACATGTGCTACTCAAACTTCAATGACATCATCCACTCAATCATTGATATGGATGCTGATGTGATCACCATTGAGAACTCACGTTCAGATGAGAAGCTACTATCAGTGTTCAGAGAAGGAGTGAAGTATGGAGCTGGAATTGGACCTGGGGTGTATGACATTCACTCCCCAAGAATACCACCAACGGAAGAAATTGCTGAGAGGATCAACAAGATGCTTGCAGTGCTTGAGAAGGACATTTTGTGGGTCAACCCTGACTGCGGGCTCAAGACCCGCAAGTACCCGGAGGTGAAGCCTGCACTCACAAACATGGTGGAAGCTACTAAGGTCATCCGCAAGCAGCTTGGCAAGTGA